A genomic stretch from Kogia breviceps isolate mKogBre1 chromosome 1, mKogBre1 haplotype 1, whole genome shotgun sequence includes:
- the LOC131763794 gene encoding Golgi-associated RAB2 interactor protein 4-like, with amino-acid sequence MSGDSLLPYHTAQSSTGLGLFKSTMGELQQQLHNGEYDIFKYAPIFESDFIQITKRGHVIDVHNCDCTVTVGIASTSPVLPLPDIMLLARRATGCEQHAEHSQPTKGKSHKVAKTLELTRLLPLKFVRISTHDRDKRQLRVKFATGRSFYLQLCAPLDAQEDLFAYWEELIYLLRPPMDGHSRTYAVPAGDMICRTLFEEEEEDGRSPAVEDFQGEWDEDQVSIRSLHTPSEVAAVGSAAFAGGEGIQLDSHKPDTMSDVATAKAKPTVLDKESASRATTKVETAEVAGGTAAGALSVAEIKSPAPEEQSMAIAATASKGPGASKTNTAT; translated from the coding sequence atgagtggggactctctgctcccgtatcacacggcccagagcagcaccgggctgggcctgttcaaaagcaccatgggggagctgcagcagcaactgcACAACGGCGAATACGACATTTTCAAGTACGCGCCGATATTCGAGAGCGACTTTATCCAGATCACGAAGAGGGGACACGTGATTGACGTGCACAACTGTGACTGCACGGTGACCGTGGGCATCGCATCCACCAGCCccgtcctcccactcccagacatcatgctgctggcccgacgggccaccggctgtgaacagcacgctgagcacagccagcccaccaaggggaagagccacaaggttgccaagaccttagagctcaccaggctccttcccttgaagtttgtgaggatctccacgcacgatcgtgacaaacgacagctgcgcgtgaagtttgccactggccgctccttctacctgcagctgtgtgcccctctggacgcgcaggaagacctcttcgcctactgggaagagctgatttacctcctgcgaccaccaatggacggtcacagccgcacctacgctgttccagccggggacatgatctgcaggactctgttcgaggaggaggaggaggacgggaggagcccggcagtggaggatttccaaggagagtgggatgaggaccaggtgagcatcaggagcctccacacgccctctgaggtggccgcggtcgggtctgcagcttttgctggcggggaggggatccaattggactcccacaagcccgataccatgtccgatgtggccactgccaaagcaaaacctacagtgcttgacaaagagtcagcatcgcgggcaacgacaaaggtggagacagcagaggtggcaggcggcaccgcagcgggtgctttgagcgtggcagagatcaagtctcctgcccccgaagagcagagcatggccatagcagccacagccagcaagggtccaggagcaagtaaaaccaacacagccact